Within Hyla sarda isolate aHylSar1 chromosome 7, aHylSar1.hap1, whole genome shotgun sequence, the genomic segment CATTTTCTGGTTTGATGTTTTGGGATTTGTAGGAGGCTATGTCTGTTTTAGTCAAGGTGTTGGTCTGCACGCCATCTGATTTCCACTCTGCACGAATTATAGAGTAGTTCTGTCCATCATTATTGTCCCAGAACACCTGACCGTCACTCTGGTAGCATAAGCAGAACTCGATTTTCTCATGACTGGGAATGTTAGGAGGCAGGTCTACAGCAAATGAAAAGGTGTCAGTGTCTGTGCCTCCGTACACATTGTTCATGTAAACACAGTCAATATCCATGTAGGTTTTCCAGGTGCTGAAGGTTATTCGCACCTTGACTGTTTTTTCAAAGCTGAGATTTTTCACTTTGATGGTGCCAGCAATGGACCTTTCCTGAAGGCTACAATTCTCCAGACATATAAAGTTCTTTTGGATTTTATTGCGAAACTGTAGGTAATCGGCTGACGGCTGGGTGAATCCCAAGATCAAATTCTTTTCTTCATGCAGTTTTAGGCTAGCGGTGATATCTTCAAGATCTATTAGATCAAAC encodes:
- the PPP1R3C gene encoding protein phosphatase 1 regulatory subunit 3C, translated to MIQILEPRSLPRSIMPVDVAVRICLAHSPPLKSFLSPYDSCRGRNFVNRFKPLRPCLSLKKESDSRNNEWNRSKSRAKKKVVFADTKGLSLTSVHVFSEFKEEPAADLQFDLIDLEDITASLKLHEEKNLILGFTQPSADYLQFRNKIQKNFICLENCSLQERSIAGTIKVKNLSFEKTVKVRITFSTWKTYMDIDCVYMNNVYGGTDTDTFSFAVDLPPNIPSHEKIEFCLCYQSDGQVFWDNNDGQNYSIIRAEWKSDGVQTNTLTKTDIASYKSQNIKPENALDQFGIPKTSLGLFPEWQSWGRVGNTSPYW